A portion of the Streptomyces sp. NBC_00376 genome contains these proteins:
- a CDS encoding LysE family translocator, which yields MTGLIAVAVITVLAVISPGADFAMVIRNSYLYGRTTGLMAAAGVAAGVLVHVTYTMLGVGLLIASSTALFTAIKLVGAAYLVYIGLRTFFARGDLDVDLESKPQLTRFGALRTGFLTNALNPKTTLFVVSTFTQVVGPGTSVWQQAGYGLFMSAAHFGWFALVALFFSNSRLRTSMLKWQKALNRGIGSVLVGLGVTLGLAR from the coding sequence ATGACCGGGCTCATCGCCGTCGCAGTCATCACCGTCCTGGCCGTCATCAGTCCGGGCGCGGACTTCGCGATGGTCATCCGCAACAGCTATCTCTACGGCCGCACGACGGGGCTCATGGCCGCCGCCGGGGTCGCCGCGGGCGTACTCGTCCACGTCACGTACACGATGCTCGGCGTCGGGCTGCTGATCGCCTCGTCCACCGCCCTGTTCACCGCGATCAAGCTGGTCGGCGCCGCCTATCTCGTCTACATCGGGCTGCGCACCTTCTTCGCCCGCGGCGATCTCGACGTCGACCTGGAGTCCAAGCCGCAGCTGACGCGGTTCGGGGCCCTGCGCACCGGCTTCCTCACCAACGCGCTGAACCCCAAGACCACGCTCTTCGTCGTGTCGACCTTCACCCAGGTCGTCGGGCCCGGAACCAGCGTGTGGCAGCAGGCCGGCTACGGGCTGTTCATGTCCGCCGCCCACTTCGGCTGGTTCGCCCTGGTCGCGCTGTTCTTCTCGAACTCGCGCCTGCGCACCTCGATGCTGAAGTGGCAGAAGGCTCTCAACCGGGGCATCGGGTCGGTGCTCGTCGGACTGGGCGTCACCCTGGGCCTGGCCCGCTGA
- a CDS encoding TetR/AcrR family transcriptional regulator, translating into MVRARSTERRAEIVRATLEVIAERGYRGASLSAVAERVGLSQQGLLHYFPTKEALLVAVLEERDQWDTGGGTRSDGVWRIELLASLVEYNAMRPGIVQTFSALLGESVTEGHPAREFFTRRYTQVRSSMAAILRAEYGDRLPGGLTPERAAPLLVAVLDGLQYQWLLDPDSVDMPAAFGDFLALLRPAGSGAPENPRP; encoded by the coding sequence ATGGTGCGGGCCAGAAGTACGGAGCGCCGGGCGGAGATCGTCCGGGCCACGCTCGAAGTGATCGCCGAGCGCGGCTATCGCGGCGCCTCGCTGAGCGCCGTCGCCGAGCGGGTCGGCCTCAGCCAGCAGGGGCTGCTGCACTACTTCCCGACCAAGGAGGCGCTGCTCGTCGCCGTGCTGGAGGAGCGCGACCAGTGGGACACCGGGGGCGGCACCAGGAGCGACGGCGTCTGGCGGATCGAGCTGCTGGCCTCACTGGTGGAGTACAACGCGATGCGGCCCGGCATCGTCCAGACGTTCTCGGCGCTGCTCGGCGAGAGCGTGACGGAGGGGCATCCCGCGCGGGAGTTCTTCACCCGCCGCTACACCCAGGTCCGGTCGAGCATGGCGGCGATACTGCGCGCGGAGTACGGCGACCGGCTGCCGGGCGGGCTGACCCCGGAGCGCGCGGCGCCGCTGCTCGTTGCGGTGCTGGACGGGCTCCAGTACCAGTGGCTGCTGGACCCGGATTCGGTGGACATGCCCGCGGCGTTCGGGGACTTCCTGGCACTGTTGCGGCCGGCCGGGTCCGGGGCGCCGGAGAACCCCCGGCCATGA
- a CDS encoding FAD-dependent oxidoreductase, with the protein MTSKPAGSSSGLPSRRTLITSATAGAAALAVTAASGTASAAAPGAAETAAASGTALAPAATGSDWDACLNIARAILVRDEHDQPLVPLYRDILLSKGLPRSRKTPKKVLIIGAGPAGLTAAHLLRSAGHTVTVIEANGNRVGGRIKTFRKGGHENAKAPFADPKQYAEAGAMRIPDSHPLVTGLMDGFGLKRRRFYLVDVDAEGQPVNHTWIHVNGVRMRKADYAAKPQAINRSFGVPAQFENKTAAAIVRDAFKPVREEFEGKEGRELVEGWARVIQKYGHWSMFRFLTEAAKLDERTIDLIGTVENLTSRLHLAFVHSFIGASLISPDTAFYELPDGTATLADAMYKRVKDLVRLDRRATRISYGPDGVEVETVSEGRDGKPLVRQKFTGDRAIITVPFSGLRHIPVAPLLSYGKRRAITEIHYDAATKVLLEFSRRWWEFEEKEWKTELEKIKPGLYDAYRLGKAPADGSLLGAHPSVPPGHLPPNQRVHYAAYRATARNQPEAAHVIGGGSVTDNPNRFMFQPSHPVEGSAGGVVLASYSWADDALKWDSLDDDERYPHALGGVQDVYGQRVEVFYTGVGATQSWMRDPYAYGEASVLLPGQHTELFADVRSVEGPLHFAGCHTSIKPAWIEGALESAVRSALEVHTG; encoded by the coding sequence ATGACTTCCAAGCCCGCCGGATCATCCTCCGGCCTGCCCTCCCGCCGCACCCTGATCACGAGCGCCACCGCCGGTGCCGCCGCCCTGGCCGTCACCGCCGCTTCCGGCACCGCGAGCGCCGCCGCGCCCGGCGCCGCCGAAACCGCCGCCGCGTCCGGCACCGCGCTCGCCCCCGCGGCCACCGGCTCGGACTGGGACGCCTGCCTGAACATCGCCCGCGCCATCCTCGTACGCGACGAACACGACCAGCCGCTGGTCCCCCTCTACCGCGACATCCTGCTCTCCAAGGGCCTGCCGCGCAGCCGCAAGACCCCGAAGAAGGTGCTGATCATCGGCGCCGGGCCGGCCGGGCTCACCGCCGCCCATCTGCTCCGCAGCGCCGGGCACACCGTCACCGTCATCGAGGCCAACGGCAACCGCGTCGGCGGCCGGATCAAGACCTTCCGCAAGGGCGGTCACGAGAACGCCAAGGCGCCGTTCGCGGACCCGAAGCAGTACGCCGAGGCCGGCGCGATGCGGATCCCCGACAGCCATCCGCTGGTCACCGGCCTCATGGACGGCTTCGGTCTGAAGCGCCGCCGGTTCTACCTGGTGGACGTCGACGCCGAGGGCCAGCCCGTCAACCACACCTGGATCCACGTCAACGGCGTCCGGATGCGCAAGGCCGACTACGCGGCGAAGCCCCAGGCGATCAACCGCTCGTTCGGGGTACCCGCCCAGTTCGAGAACAAGACCGCCGCGGCGATCGTGCGGGACGCCTTCAAGCCCGTGCGGGAGGAGTTCGAGGGCAAGGAGGGCCGGGAGCTCGTCGAGGGCTGGGCCCGGGTGATCCAGAAGTACGGGCACTGGTCGATGTTCCGCTTCCTGACCGAGGCGGCCAAGCTCGACGAGCGCACCATCGACCTCATCGGCACGGTCGAGAACCTCACGTCCCGGCTCCATCTCGCCTTCGTGCACAGCTTCATCGGGGCCTCCCTGATCAGCCCGGACACCGCGTTCTACGAGCTGCCGGACGGCACGGCCACCCTGGCCGACGCGATGTACAAGCGGGTCAAGGACCTGGTGCGGCTGGACCGCCGGGCCACCAGGATCAGTTACGGCCCCGACGGCGTCGAGGTGGAGACCGTCTCCGAGGGCCGCGACGGCAAGCCGCTGGTGCGCCAGAAGTTCACCGGCGACCGGGCGATCATCACCGTGCCGTTCTCCGGGCTGCGCCACATCCCCGTCGCGCCCCTGCTCTCGTACGGCAAGCGGCGTGCGATCACCGAGATCCACTACGACGCGGCGACCAAGGTGCTGCTCGAATTCAGCCGCCGCTGGTGGGAGTTCGAGGAGAAGGAGTGGAAGACCGAGCTGGAGAAGATCAAGCCCGGTCTGTACGACGCCTACCGGCTGGGGAAGGCACCGGCCGACGGTTCACTGCTGGGCGCCCACCCCTCCGTACCGCCCGGCCATCTCCCGCCCAACCAGCGGGTGCACTACGCCGCGTACCGGGCCACCGCCCGCAACCAGCCCGAGGCGGCGCACGTCATCGGCGGCGGATCGGTCACCGACAACCCCAACCGCTTCATGTTCCAGCCCTCCCACCCGGTCGAGGGCAGCGCGGGCGGGGTCGTCCTCGCCTCGTACAGCTGGGCCGACGACGCGCTGAAGTGGGACTCGCTGGACGACGACGAGCGCTATCCGCACGCCCTGGGCGGGGTCCAGGACGTGTACGGGCAGCGCGTCGAGGTGTTCTACACGGGCGTCGGCGCCACCCAGTCGTGGATGCGTGACCCGTACGCGTACGGCGAGGCGTCGGTGCTGCTGCCCGGCCAGCACACCGAACTCTTCGCCGATGTGCGGTCGGTCGAGGGGCCGCTGCACTTCGCCGGCTGCCACACCTCGATCAAGCCGGCCTGGATCGAGGGGGCGCTGGAGTCGGCGGTCAGGTCGGCGCTGGAGGTGCACACCGGCTGA
- a CDS encoding EI24 domain-containing protein, whose translation MRDLGAGFGYLIKGQRWVGRHGRWFGFGLLPGLVTLVLYAGALVGLGYGADDLVDWATPFADDWSSPWLGLLRNTLTVLVFGLGLFLAVITFTAVTLLVGQPFYESLSEQVDRTEGGAVPESGLPLWRELWISARDSLRILVRVGLYSLLLFALGFIPVIGQTVVPVIGFCVTGYFLAEELTAVALQRRGMALKDRLALLRGRRLLTLGFGVPLGLAFLVPFVAVFLMPGAVAGATLLARDLVPTDEDEGEDDTPAPYSLDKD comes from the coding sequence ATGCGTGATCTAGGGGCGGGCTTCGGCTACTTGATAAAGGGACAGCGCTGGGTCGGCCGGCACGGACGCTGGTTCGGCTTCGGACTGCTGCCCGGACTCGTGACGCTCGTCCTGTACGCGGGCGCCCTGGTCGGCCTCGGCTACGGCGCCGACGATCTGGTGGACTGGGCCACCCCGTTCGCCGACGACTGGTCCTCGCCCTGGCTCGGCCTGCTCCGCAACACCCTGACCGTGCTGGTCTTCGGCCTCGGACTCTTCCTCGCCGTGATCACCTTCACCGCCGTGACCCTGCTGGTCGGCCAGCCCTTCTACGAATCGCTCTCCGAGCAGGTCGACCGCACCGAGGGCGGTGCGGTCCCCGAGTCCGGGCTGCCGCTCTGGCGGGAGCTGTGGATCTCCGCCCGCGACAGCCTCCGCATCCTGGTGCGGGTGGGGCTCTACTCGCTGCTGCTCTTCGCCCTCGGGTTCATCCCGGTGATCGGCCAGACCGTCGTCCCCGTGATCGGCTTCTGCGTCACCGGCTACTTCCTCGCCGAGGAACTCACCGCCGTCGCGCTCCAGCGCCGCGGCATGGCGCTGAAGGACCGGCTCGCCCTGCTGCGCGGCCGCCGGCTGCTGACCCTCGGCTTCGGCGTGCCGCTGGGGCTCGCCTTCCTGGTCCCGTTCGTCGCCGTGTTCCTGATGCCGGGGGCCGTCGCCGGAGCGACTCTGCTGGCGCGCGACCTGGTGCCGACGGACGAGGACGAGGGCGAGGACGACACCCCCGCCCCGTACAGCCTCGACAAGGACTGA